TATTTCTTCAACAGCGGGAGGATTCGGAGTGAAATTCTTTTCGCTTGATATGCCGAATTTTTTCTCAGAAAAGAATTTTGATTTATCCAGAATTGCTATTACTGTTCATATATATGTAGCATATTTTATGATTGCCGTGCTTTGCCTACACCTTAGCGCACCCATAAAGCATTTATTTATAGATAAAATAAATATATTCAAAAGGATGCTTTAAAAGGTAGTTAACGGGTTGCTAATATAAGATTTTTGCTTAAACTCTCATGCAACCTTACTTCTTGTAAAGAGAGTTAAACTGATATATAAAGATTGCAAAATAAACTTAATACCTTTTTATGTTTAAGCGAATTTTAATTGCAAACCGCGGTGAAATTGCCTGCAGAATTATCAAAACTGCAAAAAAAATGGGGATTCAAACTGTTGCTGTATATTCTGAAGCCGATACCAATTCTCTACATGTTAAGCTTGCTGATAAAGCTATATATATCGGGCATTCTCCCTCTACACAAAGTTATTTAAACCAAAAAAGCATTATTAATGCGGTAAAAATATCAGGCGCCGATGCGGTACATCCCGGGTATGGATTTTTATCCGAAAATACTGACTTTGCAGCCCGCTTGGAAAAATTAGGGATTACTTTTATCGGCCCTTCTTCTTATGCGATCAAAATGATGGGTGATAAGATTGAAGCAAAGAAAATTGCTAAAAAAGCAGGAGTGAATATCGTTCCCGGGTATATGGGTGCTATAAAAAATGATAGGGATGCAGTTAGAATCGCAAGTAAAATCGGTTATCCAATAATGCTTAAAGCCGCAGCGGGAGGCGGTGGGAAAGGCATGAGAGTAGTAAGAAGTTCCGAAGAAATGAAACAAGCTTTCAGCTCGACTACCAATGAAGCTAAGAACAATTTTTCCGATGAAAGAACATTTATAGAAAAATTTATTGAAAATCCTCGACATATTGAAATTCAATTACTTGGTGATAAACACGGAAATTATGTTTGTGTAGGTGAGCGAGAATGTTCTATACAAAGGCACCATCAAAAAGTGATTGAAGAAGCTCCGAGCCCGTTTATTGATGAAAGAACCCGTAAGAAAATGTATGCTCAGGCAGTTGCACTTGCTAAAGAAGTTAAGTATTTTTCTGCCGGAACAATAGAGTATATTGTAGATCCGAAAAAGAATTTTTATTTTTTGGAAATGAATACCAGGCTTCAGGTGGAGCATCCAGTAACCGAGCTGGTTAGCGGGGTAGATTTGGTTGAGCAGATGATTAGAGTCGCAGCAGGTGAAAGATTGCAGCTTAAACAAAAAGATATAAAATTAAACGGCTGGGCATTTGAATCCAGAATTTATGCTGAAGACCCGAGCTCAGGCTTCTTGCCT
This is a stretch of genomic DNA from Candidatus Jidaibacter acanthamoeba. It encodes these proteins:
- a CDS encoding acetyl/propionyl/methylcrotonyl-CoA carboxylase subunit alpha, encoding MFKRILIANRGEIACRIIKTAKKMGIQTVAVYSEADTNSLHVKLADKAIYIGHSPSTQSYLNQKSIINAVKISGADAVHPGYGFLSENTDFAARLEKLGITFIGPSSYAIKMMGDKIEAKKIAKKAGVNIVPGYMGAIKNDRDAVRIASKIGYPIMLKAAAGGGGKGMRVVRSSEEMKQAFSSTTNEAKNNFSDERTFIEKFIENPRHIEIQLLGDKHGNYVCVGERECSIQRHHQKVIEEAPSPFIDERTRKKMYAQAVALAKEVKYFSAGTIEYIVDPKKNFYFLEMNTRLQVEHPVTELVSGVDLVEQMIRVAAGERLQLKQKDIKLNGWAFESRIYAEDPSSGFLPSTGRVYTYKEPQATEGVRVDTGIYEGGEVSMFYDAMISKLCSYGADRNEAITKMKNALSQYVIRGISHNISFLQAIYNSERFVKGDLSTNFIEEEFKGGFTGAVLNDEQSAVILCATVFIFLTDAKRAASVSGQLRGRCRAIGTRWVINLDGKNYPVTVRPIEDGYKITFENRRFYITSKWVLGSKLFPCKVNGQQYNLQVEYVMGGFDLRFMGSTVRAAVFTPRAAELTKFVKISNGKDIQPDLIANIAGLIVDIKVKEGDKVVKGQPLVVIEAMKMENVFFSQIDGRVSKIHVNSKEVIANGDTIISIEAD